Proteins co-encoded in one Prunus persica cultivar Lovell chromosome G6, Prunus_persica_NCBIv2, whole genome shotgun sequence genomic window:
- the LOC18772836 gene encoding putative ankyrin repeat protein RF_0381 isoform X2 yields the protein MAPDASAALAVRDKVQQFLNAAVTGNLDLLKNLAGQLDEGKDLAKTVADIKDANKRGALHFAAREGKTEVCKYLLEELKLDVDTKDEDGETALIHAARQGHTDTAKYLLDSGANPAIASDLGATALHHSAGLGDIELLRYLISKGADVNSQSEAGTPLIWAAGHGQQDAVKVLLEHHANPNSENDDSITPLLSSVAAGSLPCLELLIQAGAKVNISAGGATPLHIAADIGSPEILQLLLKAGADPNITDEDGLKPIQVAAARGNRSAVEILFPLTSKLETIPKWTVDGILEYMQSETSRQQEQARNLKELNVPKDSTSPKQELPEVTPEAKKKAAEAKSRGDDAFKTKDYNMAIDAYTQAIDMDPTDGTLFSNRSLCWMRLGQPEYALADAKACRALKPDWAKACYREGAALRLLQKFDEAANSFYEGVRLDPENQALVDAFREAVEAGRKFHGADKRKS from the exons ATGGCCCCTGACGCTTCAGCTGCCCTTGCAG TGAGGGATAAAGTTCAACAATTTCTCAATGCTGCTGTTACTGGGAATCTTGATCTCTTAAAGA ATTTGGCCGGGCAACTTGATGAAGGGAAGGATTTGGCAAAAACTGTGGCTGATATTAAGGATGCCAACAAGCGAGGGGCCCTTCATTTTGCGGCGAGAGAGGGCAAGACTGAGGTGTGCAAGTACTTGCTGGAGGAACTGAAGCTTGATGTTGATACAAAGGACGAAGACG GTGAGACTGCTCTTATTCATGCTGCTCGGCAAGGCCATACTGATACTGCAAAATACCTGCTTGATTCTGGTGCCAATCCTGCTATAGCCAGTGATTTAGGGGCCACGGCTCTTCATCATTCCGCTGGACTAG GAGACATTGAGTTACTGAGGTATTTGATCTCCAAAGGTGCTGATGTTAATTCCCAAAGTGAAGCTGGCACTCCTTTGATTTGGGCTGCTGGTCATGGTCAACAAGATGCTGTGAAAGTTTTGTTAGAACACCATGCCAAT ccAAATTCTGAAAATGATGACAGTATTACTCCTTTGTTATCTTCTGTTGCGGCTGGTTCACTGCCATGCTTAGAGTTATTGATTCAG GCTGGTGCCAAAGTAAATATTAGTGCAGGTGGAGCAACCCCTTTGCACATTGCTGCTGATATTGGCAGCCCAGAGATCTTACAATTATTGTTGAAAGCTGGAGCAGATCCCAATATCACTGATGAG GATGGTTTGAAGCCTATACAGGTCGCAGCTGCAAGGGGGAACCGCAGTGCTGTTGAGATTCTCTTTCCCTTGACATCAAAGCTTGAAACCATCCCAAAATGGACGGTTGACGGCATACTTGAGTATATGCAGTCTGAAACAAGCAGACAACAG GAACAAGCTAGAAACTTGAAGGAACTTAATGTGCCAAAAGACTCTACATCACCAAAACAAGAGCTCCCGGAG GTGACCCCTGAAGCGAAGAAGAAAGCTGCAGAAGCAAAATCAAGAGGAGATGATGCTTTCAAAACAAAGGATTATAATATGGCCATTGATGCATATACACAG GCAATTGATATGGACCCGACCGATGGTACTTTGTTTTCTAATCGAAGCCTTTGTTGGATGCGTCTTGGTCAACCTGAGTATGCCTTAGCTGATGCAAAGGCCTGCAGGGCATTAAAACCAGATTGGGCAAAAGCTTGCTACCGAGAAGGTGCAGCATTGCGCCTATTGCAG AAGTTTGATGAAGCTGCGAATTCTTTTTATGAAGGTGTCAGGCTGGACCCTGAAAATCAGGCACTTGTAGATGCTTTCAG AGAAGCGGTTGAAGCTGGAAGGAAATTTCATGGTGCTGATAAACGGAAATCGTAG
- the LOC18772836 gene encoding ankyrin-1 isoform X1, producing the protein MAPDASAALAVRDKVQQFLNAAVTGNLDLLKNLAGQLDEGKDLAKTVADIKDANKRGALHFAAREGKTEVCKYLLEELKLDVDTKDEDGETALIHAARQGHTDTAKYLLDSGANPAIASDLGATALHHSAGLGDIELLRYLISKGADVNSQSEAGTPLIWAAGHGQQDAVKVLLEHHANPNSENDDSITPLLSSVAAGSLPCLELLIQAGAKVNISAGGATPLHIAADIGSPEILQLLLKAGADPNITDEDGLKPIQVAAARGNRSAVEILFPLTSKLETIPKWTVDGILEYMQSETSRQQEQARNLKELNVPKDSTSPKQELPEVVTPEAKKKAAEAKSRGDDAFKTKDYNMAIDAYTQAIDMDPTDGTLFSNRSLCWMRLGQPEYALADAKACRALKPDWAKACYREGAALRLLQKFDEAANSFYEGVRLDPENQALVDAFREAVEAGRKFHGADKRKS; encoded by the exons ATGGCCCCTGACGCTTCAGCTGCCCTTGCAG TGAGGGATAAAGTTCAACAATTTCTCAATGCTGCTGTTACTGGGAATCTTGATCTCTTAAAGA ATTTGGCCGGGCAACTTGATGAAGGGAAGGATTTGGCAAAAACTGTGGCTGATATTAAGGATGCCAACAAGCGAGGGGCCCTTCATTTTGCGGCGAGAGAGGGCAAGACTGAGGTGTGCAAGTACTTGCTGGAGGAACTGAAGCTTGATGTTGATACAAAGGACGAAGACG GTGAGACTGCTCTTATTCATGCTGCTCGGCAAGGCCATACTGATACTGCAAAATACCTGCTTGATTCTGGTGCCAATCCTGCTATAGCCAGTGATTTAGGGGCCACGGCTCTTCATCATTCCGCTGGACTAG GAGACATTGAGTTACTGAGGTATTTGATCTCCAAAGGTGCTGATGTTAATTCCCAAAGTGAAGCTGGCACTCCTTTGATTTGGGCTGCTGGTCATGGTCAACAAGATGCTGTGAAAGTTTTGTTAGAACACCATGCCAAT ccAAATTCTGAAAATGATGACAGTATTACTCCTTTGTTATCTTCTGTTGCGGCTGGTTCACTGCCATGCTTAGAGTTATTGATTCAG GCTGGTGCCAAAGTAAATATTAGTGCAGGTGGAGCAACCCCTTTGCACATTGCTGCTGATATTGGCAGCCCAGAGATCTTACAATTATTGTTGAAAGCTGGAGCAGATCCCAATATCACTGATGAG GATGGTTTGAAGCCTATACAGGTCGCAGCTGCAAGGGGGAACCGCAGTGCTGTTGAGATTCTCTTTCCCTTGACATCAAAGCTTGAAACCATCCCAAAATGGACGGTTGACGGCATACTTGAGTATATGCAGTCTGAAACAAGCAGACAACAG GAACAAGCTAGAAACTTGAAGGAACTTAATGTGCCAAAAGACTCTACATCACCAAAACAAGAGCTCCCGGAGGTG GTGACCCCTGAAGCGAAGAAGAAAGCTGCAGAAGCAAAATCAAGAGGAGATGATGCTTTCAAAACAAAGGATTATAATATGGCCATTGATGCATATACACAG GCAATTGATATGGACCCGACCGATGGTACTTTGTTTTCTAATCGAAGCCTTTGTTGGATGCGTCTTGGTCAACCTGAGTATGCCTTAGCTGATGCAAAGGCCTGCAGGGCATTAAAACCAGATTGGGCAAAAGCTTGCTACCGAGAAGGTGCAGCATTGCGCCTATTGCAG AAGTTTGATGAAGCTGCGAATTCTTTTTATGAAGGTGTCAGGCTGGACCCTGAAAATCAGGCACTTGTAGATGCTTTCAG AGAAGCGGTTGAAGCTGGAAGGAAATTTCATGGTGCTGATAAACGGAAATCGTAG
- the LOC18772215 gene encoding uncharacterized protein LOC18772215: MKDEQCRPPTSYSSSLSLSLSSSEEELQHMPLAPPKMLNRKRLSKQLSMCETPRDIAWEKRRRQILRQERRRNGINDSDDMVLTDEDLHELKGCIELGFGFNEEEGQRLCPTLPALDLYFAVNRQFSPSPVSTPNSARHSTSSLGGRSSSFGSPRSDTDAWKICSPGDNPQQVKTKLRHWAQAVACSVMQSS; encoded by the exons ATGAAGGACGAGCAATGCAGACCGCCGACGTCATATTCGTCGTCGCTATCGCTTTCCCTTTCCTCGTCTGAGGAGGAGCTCCAGCACATGCCGCTGGCGCCGCCCAAGATGCTGAACAGGAAGCGCCTCAGCAAGCAGCTGTCCATGTGCGAGACACCACGAGACATTGCGTGGGAGAAGCGGCGCCGGCAGATTCTCAGGCAGGAGAGGAGGAGGAATGGGATCAACGACTCCGATGACATGGTCCTCACGGACGAAGACTTGCACGAGCTCAAAGGCTGCATTgagctagggtttggattCAATGAGGAAGAGGGTCAGAGGCTCTGCCCTACCTTGCCCGCTCTTGACCTTTACTTTGCCGTCAACCGCCAGTTTTCCCCGAGTCCCGTGTCCACCCCGAATAGCGCCCGCCATTCTACATCGTCATTGGGTGGACGGTCCTCGTCGTTTGGAAGCCCTAGGAGCGACACAGATGCATGGAAGATTTGCAGTCCAG gtGATAATCCACAACAGGTAAAAACCAAGTTGAGGCATTGGGCTCAAGCTGTGGCTTGTTCAGTGATGCAGTCTTCTTGA
- the LOC18773201 gene encoding receptor-like protein kinase ANXUR1: MRIKTHIVFFISFVSVFLNGLHAANSDSDSLILGCGSENEAKDADGRKWQPDSKYLTGSKGSPAQAQYQDPALLSEVPYMKARIFTSNATYKFPVKPRQRYIIRLYFYPAVYGSNNAEQSYFAVIANGITVLQNFSASITCKALTQAYIMREYFLAPLNKDSLEVTFSPSAGFAFVNGIELIGTPDMFGSATIVGASDQAFDGRSTNLQTMFRVNIGGQFISPTNDSGALTRTWYDDFAYVFGAQLGVTNEAAKDVKIDYKDMPGYIAPVDIYKTSRSMGEKKDINLSYNLTWVFNQVDPKFMYLVRLHFCDFYLSKTNQIVFTVYINNQTAEAEADVIGWTGGKGVPTYRDYVVAFKDGSDTNLWLALHPAMKSRPEFYDALINGVEIFKLEQGKTLAGPNPNPSEMLAKDQERERSFENQQQQQQGGSGTNKAHVIGGAAGGAAAFGIVAALCIAVYQRKKKALGTETHTSSWLPLYGNSHTSGTKSTISGKSTASSHLTTAAQGRCRRFSFIEMKQATKSFDESNVIGVGGFGKVYKGVIDAGMKVAIKRSNPQSEQGVHEFQTEIEMLSELRHKHLVSLIGFCDEDNEMCLVYDFMSRGTLREHLYKGNKSQAQLSWKKRLEICIGAAKGLHYLHTGARWTIIHRDVKTTNILLDENWEAKVSDFGLSKTGPNMDTGHVSTVVKGSFGYLDPEYFRRQQLTEKSDVYSFGVVLFEALCARPALNPSLPKEQVSLADWALHCQRKGTLEDIIDPHLKGKVNMESIKKFADTAEKCLSDAGTDRPTLNDILWNLEFALQLQDDTDGSNHSSRRARSDSDDAHLRNQNIMAMHYSNLSLGSESDLNEESNNTTNSNETTSDSSAIFSQIVNPKGR; encoded by the coding sequence ATGCGCATCAAAACACACATcgtgttttttatttcttttgtgtCTGTGTTCCTGAATGGCCTCCATGCTGCAAACTCGGACTCGGATTCATTGATCCTTGGCTGTGGCTCAGAAAATGAGGCCAAAGATGCAGATGGGAGGAAATGGCAACCAGACTCAAAGTACCTTACTGGATCTAAAGGAAGTCCGGCTCAAGCCCAATATCAGGACCCTGCACTTCTTTCTGAGGTTCCATACATGAAAGCCAGAATTTTCACCTCAAATGCCACATACAAGTTTCCAGTGAAACCCAGGCAGCGCTACATTATTAGACTCTATTTCTATCCGGCTGTTTATGGCAGCAACAATGCTGAGCAGTCCTATTTTGCGGTCATCGCCAATGGAATCACTGTCCTGCAAAACTTTAGTGCTTCAATCACTTGTAAGGCCCTTACGCAAGCTTATATCATGAGGGAGTATTTCCTGGCTCCCCTGAATAAGGATTCTCTAGAGGTCACCTTTTCGCCTTCCGCGGGATTTGCTTTTGTGAATGGTATTGAGCTGATTGGAACGCCTGACATGTTCGGCAGTGCCACAATTGTTGGGGCTTCAGACCAGGCTTTTGATGGAAGGAGTACAAATTTGCAGACCATGTTTAGAGTGAATATTGGTGGGCAGTTTATTTCACCCACCAATGACTCTGGCGCCCTAACCAGGACATGGTATGATGACTTTGCTTATGTATTTGGTGCTCAACTTGGGGTCACCAACGAGGCCGCCAAAGATGTTAAAATTGATTACAAAGATATGCCAGGATATATTGCTCCTGTTGATATCTACAAGACCTCAAGATCCATGGGAGAAAAGAAGGACATCAACCTGAGTTACAATCTCACATGGGTGTTCAACCAGGTTGATCCCAAATTCATGTACCTTGTGAGGTTACACTTCTGTGACTTTTACCTCAGCAAAACCAATCAGATAGTGTTCACTGTTTACATCAACAATCAAACTGCCGAGGCTGAAGCAGATGTGATCGGATGGACGGGAGGAAAGGGGGTGCCTACATACAGAGATTATGTGGTAGCATTCAAGGATGGTAGTGATACTAACCTTTGGCTAGCTTTGCATCCCGCAATGAAATCCCGTCCTGAGTTCTACGATGCACTCATCAACGGAGTGGAGATATTCAAGCTTGAACAGGGTAAAACTTTGGCAGGCCCTAACCCTAACCCTTCTGAAATGTTGGCAAAGGAccaggaaagagagagaagcttTGAAaatcagcagcagcaacagcaggGAGGAAGTGGAACCAACAAAGCTCATGTGATTGGTGGAGCTGCTGGAGGAGCTGCAGCCTTCGGCATAGTGGCTGCATTGTGCATTGCTGTgtaccaaagaaagaaaaaagcccTAGGAACAGAAACACACACTTCTAGCTGGCTACCACTCTATGGCAATTCACATACCAGTGGCACCAAATCAACAATTTCAGGCAAGAGTACTGCTAGCAGCCACCTCACAACAGCTGCTCAAGGCCGTTGCAGGCGTTTCTCCTTTATCGAGATGAAACAAGCTACTAAGAGTTTTGATGAGTCTAATGTCATTGGTGTTGGAGGATTTGGAAAGGTGTACAAGGGTGTCATTGATGCAGGGATGAAAGTGGCCATCAAGAGGTCTAACCCACAATCAGAACAAGGAGTTCATGAATTCCAAACTGAAATTGAGATGCTTTCAGAGTTGAGGCATAAACACTTGGTCTCTCTGATTGGATTCTGTGACGAAGATAACGAAATGTGCTTGGTTTATGACTTCATGTCACGCGGGACTCTACGGGAGCATCTGTACAAGGGCAACAAATCTCAAGCTCAGCTGTCATGGAAGAAAAGGCTGGAGATTTGTATTGGAGCAGCAAAGGGACTTCACTACCTTCACACAGGGGCTAGGTGGACCATTATTCACAGGGATGTCAAGACAACAAACATTCTCTTGGATGAGAACTGGGAAGCCAAGGTTTCTGATTTTGGGCTCTCAAAGACTGGCCCCAACATGGACACTGGGCATGTTAGTACAGTGGTGAAGGGCAGCTTTGGCTACTTGGATCCTGAATATTTCAGGAGGCAACAGTTGACTGAAAAATCTGATGTCTACTCATTTGGGGTTGTTCTCTTTGAGGCATTGTGTGCAAGGCCTGCTCTGAATCCTAGCCTGCCAAAGGAACAGGTTAGTCTAGCAGACTGGGCCCTGCATTGCCAAAGAAAAGGAACTCTGGAGGACATCATTGATCCTCATCTCAAGGGGAAAGTCAACATGGAAAGCATCAAGAAATTTGCAGATACAGCTGAGAAGTGCTTGTCTGATGCGGGAACTGACCGCCCCACTTTGAATGACATCTTGTGGAACCTTGAGTTTGCTCTCCAGTTGCAGGACGACACAGATGGTTCAAACCACTCTTCAAGACGCGCAAGAAGTGACTCCGACGATGCCCATCTAAGAAACCAGAACATAATGGCAATGCATTACAGCAACCTCAGCCTTGGAAGTGAGAGTGATCTGAATGAAGAATCCAACAACACCACCAACTCAAATGAAACCACCAGCGACTCCAGCGCAATCTTCTCACAGATTGTCAATCCAAAAGGGCGATGA
- the LOC18775103 gene encoding probable WRKY transcription factor 74, giving the protein MDEVEEANKAAVESCHGVLSHLCQPKGQVHCKNLLAETEEAVFKFKRVVSLLGGGLGHGRVRKLKKFKPPPLPQNIFLDGPNYRLDISTKPLQLLPPTSLENRRAEKDSKYGSSLQHTQSQKVFLGNPVVDLDMKIKHPLQIPKTKPLQQYHFLEQKHDHRQEIQRLQLQPQQLKYQADTMYSGRNRGINLAFDRSTTRTPSMSSARSFVSCLSMDGGVANTHCDSFQLIRGVPQPPDRISQQQRRCNGAGEKGTVKCGSSGKCQYPKKRKVRVKRSFKVPAISNKIADIPADEYSWRKYGQKPIKGSPYPRGYYKCSSMRGCPARKHVERSLEDPAMLVVTYEGEHKHSPSDQ; this is encoded by the exons ATGGATGAGGTTGAAGAAGCTAACAAAGCAGCTGTTGAGAGCTGCCACGGAGTTCTCAGCCATTTGTGTCAACCTAAGGGCCAGGTTCATTGTAAAAATTTACTGGCAGAAACTGAGGAGGCTGTGTTCAAGTTCAAGAGAGTTGTGTCTCTTCTGGGCGGTGGCTTAGGCCATGGAAGAGTGAGAAAGTTGAAGAAGTTCAAGCCGCCACCTTTGCCTCAAAACATCTTCCTAGATGGCCCTAATTACAGATTAGATATTTCAACAAAACCCCTCCAATTACTCCCACCTACTTCTCTTGAAAACCGACGCGCAGAAAAGGATTCGAAGTATGGAAGTTCTCTGCAGCACACACAGAGCCAGAAAGTGTTTCTTGGAAACCCAGTAGTGGATTTGGATATGAAAATCAAGCACCCTCTCCAAAttcccaaaacaaaaccattgCAACAGTATCATTTCCTCGAACAGAAGCATGACCATCGGCAAGAGATACAAAGATTGCAGCTTCAGCCCCAACAGTTGAAATATCAGGCTGATACAATGTACTCTGGGAGAAACCGTGGCATCAACCTTGCATTTGATAGGTCTACTACCCGCACTCCCTCCATGTCGTCAGCCAGATCATTTGTATCATGTTTGAGCATGGATGGTGGTGTGGCTAACACTCACTGCGATTCGTTCCAACTAATCCGCGGTGTGCCTCAGCCGCCTGATCGGATCTCACAACAACAAAGGAGGTGCAATGGTGCCGGGGAAAAGGGAACTGTAAAATGCGGCAGTAGTGGTAAATGCCAGTATCCAAAGAAGAG GAAAGTGAGGGTGAAAAGATCGTTTAAGGTTCCTGCCATTAGTAACAAGATTGCAGACATTCCAGCTGATGAATATTCATGGAGGAAATACGGGCAGAAGCCAATTAAGGGTTCCCCCTATCCTag GGGATACTATAAGTGCAGCAGCATGAGAGGGTGTCCAGCGAGGAAACATGTTGAGAGAAGTCTTGAAGACCCTGCGATGCTCGTCGTCACCTACGAAGGTGAGCATAAGCATTCACCATCTGACCAGTGA
- the LOC18772421 gene encoding 40S ribosomal protein S15-4: MADVEADVAVAGVPKKRTFKKFSFRGVDLDALLDMSTDELVKLFPARARRRFQRGLKRKPMALIKKLRKAKREAPPGEKPEPVRTHLRNMIIVPEMIGSIIGVYNGKTFNQVEIKPEMISHYLAEFSISYKPVKHGRPGIGATHSSRFIPLK; the protein is encoded by the exons ATG GCGGATGTGGAGGCTGATGTGGCGGTGGCCGGAGTGCCTAAGAAGAGGACGTTTAAGAAGTTCAGCTTCAGAGGCGTCGATTTGGATGCTCTTCTTGATATGTCCACTGATGAGCTCGTTAAGCTCTTCCCTGCCAGGGCTCGCAGAAG GTTTCAGAGAGGTTTGAAAAGAAAGCCAATGGCATTGATCAAGAAGCTGCGCAAAGCT AAAAGGGAGGCACCACCAGGTGAGAAACCGGAGCCAGTTAGGACTCACCTACGAAACATGATCATTGTACCCGAAATGATCGGGAGCATCATTGGAGTTTACAATGGCAAGACCTTCAATCAGGTTGAGATCAAGCCAGAAATGATCAGCCATTATCTTGCTGAGTTCTCTATAAGTTACAAGCCTGTGAAGCACGGAAGGCCTGGTATTGGTGCTACTCACTCTTCTAGGTTCATTCCCCTTAAGTGA
- the LOC18773002 gene encoding histone H1, whose product MTETDVKGKKARSPPSHPPFVEMITEAIVALKERTGSSQYAITKFVEEKNKNLPQTFRKLLLYNLKKLVASGKLVKVKNSFKLPPGRSAPVKEKPDAPKPKKSAEAVVKPRPKPKTVAKPKANVAAKPKPKAAAKPKLKAVAAKPKAAVKPKAKPAAAKPAAKVARTSTRTSPGKKVEVKAKAKKPVAPARAVKKPKSVKSPVKKKAQAKKGKK is encoded by the exons ATGACTGAAACTGACGTCAAGGGCAAGAAGGCAAGATCGCCACCTTCTCACCCTCCTTTTGTCGAG ATGATTACGGAGGCGATTGTGGCGCTGAAGGAGAGGACAGGGTCGAGCCAGTACGCGATCACCAAGTTCGTCGAGGAAAAGAACAAGAATTTGCCTCAGACCTTCAGGAAGCTCCTGCTCTACAATTTGAAGAAGCTTGTGGCTTCTGGTAAGCTCGTCAAGGTTAAGAACTCATTCAAGCTCCCTCCTGGTCGCTCGGCTCCGGTGAAAGAAAAGCCAGACGCGCCCAAGCCTAAAAAGTCGGCTGAGGCGGTTGTCAAGCCTAGGCCGAAGCCGAAAACGGTTGCTAAGCCCAAGGCCAATGTCGCGGCTAAGCCTAAGCCCAAAGCGGCTGCAAAGCCTAAGCTTAAGGCAGTGGCTGCTAAACCAAAGGCGGCTGTGAAACCGAAGGCGAAGCCAGCGGCTGCCAAGCCGGCTGCTAAGGTTGCGAGAACATCGACGAGGACGTCGCCGGGAAAGAAGGTGGAGGTGAAGGCGAAGGCGAAGAAGCCGGTGGCTCCGGCCAGGGCTGTGAAGAAGCCAAAGAGCGTGAAATCTCCGGTGAAGAAGAAAGCCCAGGCGAAGAAGGGGAAGAAGTGA
- the LOC18772835 gene encoding uncharacterized protein LOC18772835 isoform X2 encodes MGTRIVDPQPLIFDHAAQFFTASDPQFAGLVQGWLEQGLVREWQGTIGELEVGGHFVPLPSSPPRYIGVNGMRPIADSLLSQTRMINVERPCWISKLEPFNGMWHLSENGKPCGKFDAIVIAHNGKCANRLLGSSGLPLIAGQMKRLELSSIWALLAAFEDPLQIPGEGAFPFEGAFVRGVDSISWMANNTKKLQGSHSNGPHCWTFLSTTAYAKRNKVPQENIPNATAEKVKAAMLLGVEEALGLPKGSLQKPFYTRIQLWGAALPTNTPGIPCIFDPLGRAGICGDWLLGSNLESAALSGISLANHMADYFQSSGGRPEEFAVGLRNEFQPLRGHDIGQFPGLESQTQTQMPTQQSYQLAT; translated from the exons ATGGGAACCAGGATAGTAGATCCTCAGCCTCTGATATTTGATCATGCGGCTCAGTTCTTTACAGCCAGTGATCCTCAGTTTGCTGGGTTGGTTCAAGGTTGGTTGGAGCAAGGTCTGGTTCGGGAATGGCAGGGTACAATTGGAGAGCTTGAAGTGGGTGGTCATTTTGttcctcttccttcttctcctccaaGATATATAGGTGTTAATGGAATGCGCCCCATTGCTGACTCGTTACTTTCTCAG ACTCGTATGATTAACGTGGAGAGACCTTGCTGGATAAGTAAACTTGAGCCCTTCAATGGGATGTGGCATTTGAGTGAGAATGGAAAACCATGTGGGAAGTTTGATGCTATAGTTATTGCACATAATG GGAAATGTGCAAACCGCTTGCTTGGGTCATCAGGCTTACCACTAATTGCTGGACAAATGAAG AGACTGGAATTGAGTTCTATATGGGCCCTCCTCGCAGCATTTGAGGATCCACTTCAAATTCCCGGTGAAGGAGCATTTCCTTTTGAAGGAGCTTTTGTAAGAGGGGTTGATTCCATCTCATGGATGGCAAATAATACCAAAAAACTACAGGGTTCCCATAGTAATGGTCCTCACTGTTGGACCTTTCTTAGTACTACAGCTTATGCAAAGCGGAACAAGGTTCCACAG GAGAATATACCAAATGCCACAGCAGAGAAGGTGAAGGCAGCCATGCTCTTGGGTGTGGAAGAAGCACTGGGATTACCAAAAGGATCACTTCAGAAACCCTTTTATACTCGAATCCAGTTATG GGGTGCGGCTCTTCCAACAAATACACCTGGTATCCCCTGTATCTTTGATCCTCTTGGAAGGGCTGGTATATGTGGTGATTGGTTACTGGGTTCAAATCTAGAGTCAGCAGCCTTAAGTGGAATCTCTCTTGCTAATCAT ATGGCAGACTATTTCCAAAGTAGCGGAGGCCGCCCTGAAGAGTTTGCTGTTGGTTTACGCAATGAGTTTCAACCGCTCAGAGGGCATGATATTGGACAGTTTCCAGGGTTGGAGTCTCAAACACAAACGCAGATGCCTACCCAACAATCATACCAACTTGCCACttaa
- the LOC18772835 gene encoding uncharacterized protein LOC18772835 isoform X1, giving the protein MLCYFHSSLFLQPLKIHKPLTIVCSTQPKPPPRKRPTVDGQRPAFRNRKNYGASRRSIQKTLKQEQVTFTTPIPDDPIVGIIGGGMAGLACALYLEKRGVRSTVFDTGVHGLGGRMGTRIVDPQPLIFDHAAQFFTASDPQFAGLVQGWLEQGLVREWQGTIGELEVGGHFVPLPSSPPRYIGVNGMRPIADSLLSQTRMINVERPCWISKLEPFNGMWHLSENGKPCGKFDAIVIAHNGKCANRLLGSSGLPLIAGQMKRLELSSIWALLAAFEDPLQIPGEGAFPFEGAFVRGVDSISWMANNTKKLQGSHSNGPHCWTFLSTTAYAKRNKVPQENIPNATAEKVKAAMLLGVEEALGLPKGSLQKPFYTRIQLWGAALPTNTPGIPCIFDPLGRAGICGDWLLGSNLESAALSGISLANHMADYFQSSGGRPEEFAVGLRNEFQPLRGHDIGQFPGLESQTQTQMPTQQSYQLAT; this is encoded by the exons ATGCTCTGCTACTTTCACTCTTCTCTATTCCTCCAACCCCTCAAAATCCACAAGCCCCTAACTATAGTCTGCTCTACCCAACCCAAACCACCACCCAGGAAACGACCCACCGTGGATGGCCAAAGACCCGCCTTTAGGAACCGTAAGAACTATGGTGCGTCAAGAAGGTCAATTCAGAAAACACTCAAGCAAGAGCAGGTGACCTTCACTACTCCAATCCCTGATGACCCCATTGTTGGTATAATCGGCGGAGGCATGGCTGGTCTCGCTTGTGCTCTCTATCTGGAAAAACGCGGTGTCCGCTCCACCGTTTTTGACACG GGTGTTCATGGTTTGGGAGGAAGAATGGGAACCAGGATAGTAGATCCTCAGCCTCTGATATTTGATCATGCGGCTCAGTTCTTTACAGCCAGTGATCCTCAGTTTGCTGGGTTGGTTCAAGGTTGGTTGGAGCAAGGTCTGGTTCGGGAATGGCAGGGTACAATTGGAGAGCTTGAAGTGGGTGGTCATTTTGttcctcttccttcttctcctccaaGATATATAGGTGTTAATGGAATGCGCCCCATTGCTGACTCGTTACTTTCTCAG ACTCGTATGATTAACGTGGAGAGACCTTGCTGGATAAGTAAACTTGAGCCCTTCAATGGGATGTGGCATTTGAGTGAGAATGGAAAACCATGTGGGAAGTTTGATGCTATAGTTATTGCACATAATG GGAAATGTGCAAACCGCTTGCTTGGGTCATCAGGCTTACCACTAATTGCTGGACAAATGAAG AGACTGGAATTGAGTTCTATATGGGCCCTCCTCGCAGCATTTGAGGATCCACTTCAAATTCCCGGTGAAGGAGCATTTCCTTTTGAAGGAGCTTTTGTAAGAGGGGTTGATTCCATCTCATGGATGGCAAATAATACCAAAAAACTACAGGGTTCCCATAGTAATGGTCCTCACTGTTGGACCTTTCTTAGTACTACAGCTTATGCAAAGCGGAACAAGGTTCCACAG GAGAATATACCAAATGCCACAGCAGAGAAGGTGAAGGCAGCCATGCTCTTGGGTGTGGAAGAAGCACTGGGATTACCAAAAGGATCACTTCAGAAACCCTTTTATACTCGAATCCAGTTATG GGGTGCGGCTCTTCCAACAAATACACCTGGTATCCCCTGTATCTTTGATCCTCTTGGAAGGGCTGGTATATGTGGTGATTGGTTACTGGGTTCAAATCTAGAGTCAGCAGCCTTAAGTGGAATCTCTCTTGCTAATCAT ATGGCAGACTATTTCCAAAGTAGCGGAGGCCGCCCTGAAGAGTTTGCTGTTGGTTTACGCAATGAGTTTCAACCGCTCAGAGGGCATGATATTGGACAGTTTCCAGGGTTGGAGTCTCAAACACAAACGCAGATGCCTACCCAACAATCATACCAACTTGCCACttaa